One Candidatus Cloacimonadota bacterium genomic window, CGTAAGCCCGGACCCTCGCCCCGGCTTCGATGAGGGCGTTGATGATCACCACGGCTGGAGCTTCGCGCATGTCGTCGGTTTTGGGTTTGAAAGCCAGACCCCAGAGGGCGAAGGTCTTTCCGGCCAGGTTTTCGCCGAACATGCGCTTGATCTTGTGCACCAGAACTAGTTTCTGCCCCCGGTTGATCTCTTCCACAGCCTCGGCGATGAGGGGCTGAAGCCCTGCCTGGCGGTGCATCTGGATGAGAGCGCGAACATCCTTGGGAAAGCAGGAACCGCCGTAGCCCACGCCGGGATAGATGAACTTGTAACCAATGCGGCTGTCGGAACCGATGCCGTTGCGCACCTCGCCGATGTCGGCTCCGAGGGCCTCGCAGAGGCGGGCGAGTTCGTTCATGAAGGATATCTTGGTGGCCAGCATGGCATTGGCAGCGTATTTGGTCATTTCCGCGGAGCGGACGCTCATGATGATGATGCGTTCGTGCGTGCGGTTGAAGGGCAGATAGAGTTCACGCAGCACTTCCCCGGCTTGGGGGTCGTCGGCGCCTATCACCACGCGGTCCGGACCCATGAAATCGGCGATGGCGGCGCCTTCCTTCAGAAATTCTGGATTGGAGACCACCGCGAAGGGGATTTCCACCTCGCGCTGGGCCTGAACTTCCCTGATGGTGTTGGCCACGAGGTCGGCGGTGCCCACCGGGACCGTGGATTTGTTGACCACGATCTTGTATTCCGCCATGCTGCGGGCGATGTCCCGCGCCACAGCCAAAACGTATTGCAGATCGGCTGAACCGTCCTGATCCGGCGGTGTGCCCACGGCTATGAAGATCACGCTTGAGGCCGCCACAGCCCCGGCGATGTCGGTGGTGAAACTCAGCCGGCCAGCGGCACTGTTTGAGGCCACCAGTTCCTGCAGCCCCGGTTCATAGATGGGGATCTCGTGGTTTTGCAGCCGGGAGATCTTGGCCGCGTCGTTGTCCACGCAGATAACGTGATTGCCCATATCCGCGAAACAGGCTCCGGTAACCAGGCCCACGTAGCCCGAACCAATCACTGCCAAATTCATGCTTGTTCCTTCCTTTTCCTGAACCAAGCCACGGTTTCCTTGATCCCGTCCTCCAGCGCGTAGATGGGGCTCCAGCCAAGCTCTTTGAAGGCTTTGGAACTGTCCAGCATGGAACGGCGCAGATCACCTTTGCGGGCGGGGCCGCTCTGGG contains:
- a CDS encoding UDP-glucose/GDP-mannose dehydrogenase family protein — translated: MNLAVIGSGYVGLVTGACFADMGNHVICVDNDAAKISRLQNHEIPIYEPGLQELVASNSAAGRLSFTTDIAGAVAASSVIFIAVGTPPDQDGSADLQYVLAVARDIARSMAEYKIVVNKSTVPVGTADLVANTIREVQAQREVEIPFAVVSNPEFLKEGAAIADFMGPDRVVIGADDPQAGEVLRELYLPFNRTHERIIIMSVRSAEMTKYAANAMLATKISFMNELARLCEALGADIGEVRNGIGSDSRIGYKFIYPGVGYGGSCFPKDVRALIQMHRQAGLQPLIAEAVEEINRGQKLVLVHKIKRMFGENLAGKTFALWGLAFKPKTDDMREAPAVVIINALIEAGARVRAYDPAAMEEARRIFGDRDGLSFGQDQYSILEGADALILVTEWHQFRYPDLEQVKQALRNPVLFDGRNQFEPSHLREQGITYISIGRE